A region from the Actinoplanes sp. OR16 genome encodes:
- a CDS encoding GNAT family N-acetyltransferase, which translates to MDQRIQLSVVSHLRTRPQATEVGPFVAGLDPDTDSPWVNYATPQPDAKITVADVEALIAAFTEARRKPRLEYVTSTAPELEDLLLASGFTVEARQEYLICTPAFVTASPVPPGLRLKEPTTDPDRAALRAATNEAFGEAPQASETDVARLRHNQESGGIALAAVTEDDQCAGGGQAMPPQQGTSEIGGIGVREPFRGRGLGQAITARLTERIFARGIEIAWLEAGGEDSWRVYERVGFRPAGQRLYISR; encoded by the coding sequence ATGGATCAGCGCATTCAACTCTCCGTCGTGTCCCATCTCCGCACCCGGCCGCAGGCCACCGAGGTCGGCCCGTTCGTGGCGGGCCTGGACCCGGACACCGACAGCCCGTGGGTCAACTACGCGACCCCGCAGCCCGACGCCAAGATCACCGTCGCCGATGTGGAGGCCCTGATCGCGGCGTTCACCGAGGCGAGGCGCAAACCCCGGCTCGAGTACGTCACGAGCACCGCCCCCGAACTCGAGGATCTCCTGCTCGCGAGCGGTTTCACGGTCGAGGCACGCCAGGAGTACCTGATCTGTACCCCGGCGTTCGTGACGGCTTCCCCCGTACCCCCCGGTCTGCGGTTGAAGGAACCCACCACCGACCCGGACCGGGCCGCCCTGCGCGCGGCCACCAATGAGGCGTTCGGTGAGGCGCCGCAGGCGTCCGAGACCGATGTGGCCCGCCTGCGCCACAACCAGGAGAGTGGCGGCATCGCCCTGGCCGCCGTGACCGAGGACGACCAGTGCGCGGGCGGCGGGCAGGCCATGCCGCCGCAGCAGGGGACCAGTGAGATCGGCGGCATCGGCGTCCGCGAGCCCTTCCGCGGGCGCGGGCTCGGCCAGGCGATCACCGCCCGGCTGACCGAGCGGATCTTCGCGCGCGGCATCGAGATCGCCTGGCTGGAGGCGGGCGGCGAGGACTCCTGGCGCGTCTACGAGCGTGTCGGTTTCCGGCCGGCCGGCCAGCGGCTCTACATCTCGCGCTGA